From Streptomyces chrestomyceticus JCM 4735, one genomic window encodes:
- a CDS encoding class I SAM-dependent methyltransferase — MTDTPGPATSTSRRLDAAVRAYVRRHPFATVVALGEGPGSGAFWRLDDGRLDWLAVEPPETAAVRRMLLPDGPRRRTLAHPPADPGWLEAVRAPERGVVVAARGLLMFLRPSEVRALIAACAERLPEGALVFDAVPRWCVGRDRPRTGVRTAPGAPPLRWGMNAADRSRVASAHPNIVAVREVPPPGRGPLAGRLTRWREHVPLLHTPARTVTEIRFGTLRTAPGPGPGGGRTGTGPGTRGSPADPERAAGRRSR; from the coding sequence GTGACCGATACGCCTGGTCCGGCGACCAGCACCTCGCGCCGTCTCGACGCCGCCGTACGCGCCTACGTACGGCGGCACCCCTTCGCCACGGTCGTGGCGCTCGGCGAGGGGCCGGGCAGCGGCGCCTTCTGGCGGCTGGACGACGGGCGGCTGGACTGGCTGGCCGTGGAGCCGCCGGAGACCGCCGCGGTCCGCCGGATGCTGCTGCCGGACGGGCCCCGGCGGCGGACCCTCGCGCATCCGCCGGCCGATCCCGGCTGGCTGGAGGCGGTCCGCGCGCCGGAGCGCGGGGTGGTGGTGGCCGCGCGCGGGCTGCTGATGTTCCTGCGGCCGTCCGAGGTCCGTGCGCTGATCGCGGCGTGCGCGGAGCGGCTGCCCGAGGGCGCACTGGTCTTCGACGCGGTGCCCCGCTGGTGCGTGGGCCGGGACCGGCCGCGTACGGGCGTGCGTACGGCGCCCGGCGCTCCGCCGCTGCGCTGGGGCATGAACGCCGCCGACCGGTCCAGGGTGGCCAGCGCGCACCCGAACATCGTCGCGGTGCGCGAGGTGCCGCCGCCCGGCCGCGGACCGCTCGCCGGGCGCCTGACGCGGTGGCGGGAGCACGTACCGCTGCTGCACACCCCCGCCCGTACGGTCACCGAGATCCGCTTCGGCACACTGCGGACCGCCCCGGGCCCCGGCCCCGGAGGCGGCCGGACCGGCACGGGCCCCGGCACCCGCGGCTCCCCGGCCGACCCGGAGCGGGCCGCCGGGCGCCGTTCCCGGTAA
- the cobT gene encoding nicotinate-nucleotide--dimethylbenzimidazole phosphoribosyltransferase, translating into MSALNLDDFAHLIERPDGGARRDAEERRQRLAVPPGALGRLDELGEWLAAAQQQVPVRPIERPRAVLFAGDHGVASLDVSGRPAGTAHQLVRDVLDGASPAAVLARRAGVPVRVVDIAVDCDPAELPEDVTRHRVRRGSGRIDIEDALTAEETERAFRAGMAVADEEADAGTDLVALGDLSVGGTTPASALIAALCGTDASVVTGRGGAGIDDLAWMRKCAAIRDALRRARPVLGDQLELLAATGGADLAAITGFLLQSAVRRTPVILDGVVSAACALVAQRVAFRAPDWWLAGQVSGEPAQSKALDRIALNPLLDHGVTAGEGTGSLLALPLVQAAAALAADLPVRD; encoded by the coding sequence ATGAGCGCCCTGAACCTCGATGACTTCGCCCACCTGATCGAGCGCCCCGACGGCGGTGCCCGCCGCGATGCCGAGGAGCGCCGGCAGCGGCTGGCGGTGCCGCCCGGGGCCCTGGGGCGGCTGGACGAGCTGGGCGAGTGGCTGGCCGCCGCGCAGCAGCAGGTGCCGGTACGGCCGATCGAGCGGCCGCGCGCGGTGCTGTTCGCGGGTGACCACGGGGTGGCGTCGCTGGACGTCTCGGGCCGCCCGGCCGGTACCGCGCACCAGCTCGTACGGGACGTGCTGGACGGGGCGAGCCCGGCGGCGGTGCTGGCGCGCCGGGCCGGTGTCCCGGTGCGGGTCGTGGACATAGCGGTGGACTGCGACCCGGCGGAGCTGCCGGAGGACGTCACCCGGCACCGGGTGCGGCGCGGCTCGGGCCGGATCGACATCGAGGACGCCCTGACGGCCGAAGAGACCGAGCGGGCCTTCCGGGCGGGCATGGCGGTCGCCGACGAGGAGGCGGACGCCGGTACGGACCTGGTCGCGCTCGGCGACCTGAGCGTGGGCGGCACCACCCCGGCGAGCGCGCTGATCGCCGCGCTGTGCGGCACCGACGCCTCGGTGGTCACCGGGCGCGGCGGCGCGGGCATCGACGACCTGGCGTGGATGCGCAAGTGCGCGGCGATCCGTGACGCGCTGCGCCGGGCCCGGCCGGTCCTCGGCGACCAGTTGGAGCTGCTGGCCGCCACCGGCGGCGCCGACCTGGCCGCGATCACCGGTTTCCTGCTGCAGAGCGCGGTCCGGCGCACCCCGGTGATCCTGGACGGGGTGGTCTCGGCGGCCTGCGCGCTGGTGGCGCAGCGGGTGGCGTTCCGGGCTCCGGACTGGTGGCTGGCCGGGCAGGTGAGCGGCGAGCCGGCGCAGTCCAAGGCACTGGACCGGATCGCGCTCAACCCTTTGCTCGATCACGGCGTCACTGCTGGCGAGGGGACGGGATCGCTGCTCGCTCTGCCACTGGTGCAGGCGGCCGCGGCCCTGGCGGCAGACCTGCCCGTACGTGACTGA